One window of Sinorhizobium fredii NGR234 genomic DNA carries:
- a CDS encoding outer membrane protein assembly factor BamD, with product MVLAVSVDMRKSARVVAVVLAAIAGSSLITACQNDPDIDITKLTAETDPPEVLYNQGLANLNAGKTTEAGRKFDAIDRQHPFSEYARKALVMNAFVAYRNGQYQDAINSTNRYLNLYPQSEDAAYAQYIQGLAYTKQIPSVTQDQKPAQRAIEAMQVVVDKYPDSEYVDDAQSKIRFARDQLAGKEMQVGRYYLERKEYLAAISRFRVVVEQYPNTNQVEEALARLVEAYFSMGVTAEAQTAAAVLGHNYPDSQWYADSYKLLQSGGLEPRESGTSWIARAGKKLIGA from the coding sequence ATGGTTCTTGCAGTTTCTGTTGATATGAGAAAATCAGCGCGCGTCGTCGCCGTCGTTCTTGCGGCCATCGCCGGCAGCAGCCTGATCACCGCCTGCCAGAACGACCCGGATATCGATATCACCAAGCTCACCGCGGAAACCGATCCGCCGGAAGTGCTTTATAACCAGGGCCTCGCCAACCTGAATGCCGGCAAGACGACGGAAGCCGGACGCAAGTTCGACGCGATCGACCGGCAGCATCCGTTCTCCGAATATGCCCGCAAGGCACTGGTGATGAACGCCTTCGTCGCCTATCGCAACGGCCAGTACCAGGACGCCATCAACTCCACAAATCGTTATCTGAACCTCTATCCGCAGTCGGAAGACGCGGCCTATGCGCAATATATCCAGGGCCTCGCTTATACGAAGCAGATCCCGTCGGTGACGCAGGACCAGAAGCCGGCCCAGAGGGCGATCGAGGCGATGCAGGTGGTCGTCGATAAATATCCCGACTCCGAATATGTCGACGACGCGCAGTCGAAGATCCGCTTCGCGCGCGACCAACTCGCCGGCAAGGAGATGCAGGTCGGGCGCTATTACCTCGAGCGCAAGGAATATCTTGCCGCCATTTCTCGTTTCCGCGTCGTCGTCGAGCAGTATCCGAACACCAACCAGGTCGAGGAAGCGCTGGCGCGTCTGGTCGAGGCCTATTTCTCCATGGGCGTGACGGCGGAGGCACAGACGGCGGCAGCGGTTCTCGGGCATAACTATCCGGACAGCCAGTGGTACGCCGATTCCTACAAGCTGCTGCAGTCGGGCGGTCTCGAGCCGCGCGAAAGCGGCACGTCCTGGATCGCGCGCGCGGGCAAGAAACTCATCGGCGCCTGA
- the lpxC gene encoding UDP-3-O-acyl-N-acetylglucosamine deacetylase: MGIELLGFQTTIASPITLKGIGVHSGAEVEITFHPAEADAGIVFQRVLAGGRVSEFRAVSSQVGNTDLCTVLGLSPATSIATIEHVMAAIYALGLDNLLIEVHGAEMPIMDGSSEPFIDAIEQAGIQALAVKRRYIRILKPVRIESGASWSEFTPYDGMRFEVEIDFDCPLIGRQAWKGDMTPAVFKRELSRARTFGFMRDVERLWAAGFALGSSLENSVVISDDDTVVNIEGLRYADEFVRHKTLDAVGDLSLAGAPFLGCYRSYRGGHKMNANALKALLSDPTAYEVVETASQRQRTRSRELVAVAAPGFAPWSA; the protein is encoded by the coding sequence ATGGGAATCGAATTGCTCGGGTTTCAGACGACGATTGCAAGCCCGATAACCCTCAAAGGAATTGGCGTCCATTCCGGCGCCGAGGTAGAGATTACCTTCCATCCAGCCGAGGCGGATGCCGGCATCGTCTTTCAGCGGGTTCTCGCCGGCGGACGGGTGAGCGAGTTCAGGGCCGTTTCGTCCCAGGTCGGCAACACCGATCTTTGCACCGTCCTCGGACTCTCGCCGGCAACATCGATCGCCACCATCGAGCACGTCATGGCGGCGATCTATGCGCTTGGCCTCGACAATCTGTTGATCGAAGTGCATGGCGCGGAAATGCCCATCATGGATGGCAGTTCCGAGCCTTTCATCGACGCCATCGAGCAGGCGGGGATTCAGGCGCTGGCCGTGAAGCGCCGCTACATCCGCATTCTCAAGCCGGTTCGGATCGAATCGGGCGCTTCCTGGTCTGAATTCACGCCCTATGACGGCATGCGCTTCGAAGTCGAGATCGATTTCGATTGCCCGCTGATCGGCCGTCAGGCCTGGAAGGGCGACATGACGCCGGCCGTCTTCAAACGGGAACTGTCGCGGGCGCGGACCTTCGGCTTCATGCGCGACGTCGAGCGGCTGTGGGCGGCGGGCTTTGCGCTTGGCTCCTCGCTCGAAAACTCCGTGGTGATCTCGGACGACGACACGGTCGTCAATATCGAAGGTCTTCGTTATGCGGACGAGTTCGTCCGTCACAAGACGCTCGACGCCGTGGGTGACCTTTCGCTCGCAGGCGCACCGTTCCTCGGCTGCTATCGCTCCTATCGCGGCGGCCACAAGATGAACGCCAATGCCCTCAAGGCGCTGTTGAGCGACCCGACCGCCTATGAGGTGGTCGAAACCGCATCCCAGCGCCAGCGCACGCGCTCGCGCGAACTGGTCGCGGTCGCCGCTCCGGGCTTTGCGCCCTGGTCGGCATAA
- the ftsZ gene encoding cell division protein FtsZ has protein sequence MAINLQKPDITELKPRITVFGVGGGGGNAVNNMITAGLQGVDFVVANTDAQALTMTKAERIIQMGVAVTEGLGAGSQPEVGRAAAEECIDEIIDHLQGTHMCFVTAGMGGGTGTGAAPIVAQAARNKGILTVGVVTKPFQFEGGRRMRIADQGIADLQKSVDTLIVIPNQNLFRIANDKTTFADAFAMADQVLYSGVACITDLMVKEGLINLDFADVRSVMREMGRAMMGTGEASGEGRAMAAAEAAIANPLLDETSMKGAQGLLISITGGRDLTLFEVDEAATRIREEVDPDANIILGATFDEDLEGLIRVSVVATGIDRGAAEVSGRSADFRPVAPKPIVRPSAAIPAQPQPVAIQQPAPQPQPVQQAAPQPVQQVDQIALAIREAEMERELDIATRAQVIQPAPQVQEEAFRPQSKLFAGAAPVETVAVARPAQPMPRPVEAQVQPQIQPQPVRQEPAQVIRQHAEPVRMPKVEDFPPVVKAEIDHRAQPSAALQEERGPMGLLNRITSSLGLRERESQSVSSDMTSAAPSAASQQRRPLSPEASLYAPRRGQLDDQGRAAPQMRSQEDDQLEIPAFLRRQSN, from the coding sequence ATGGCCATCAACTTGCAAAAGCCGGACATTACCGAGCTGAAGCCGCGTATCACGGTCTTTGGCGTCGGCGGCGGCGGCGGCAACGCCGTCAACAACATGATCACTGCGGGCCTGCAAGGCGTCGATTTCGTCGTCGCCAACACGGACGCGCAGGCGCTCACTATGACCAAGGCCGAACGGATCATCCAGATGGGTGTTGCCGTCACCGAAGGCCTCGGCGCCGGCTCGCAGCCGGAAGTCGGCCGTGCGGCCGCCGAAGAATGCATCGATGAGATCATCGATCATCTGCAGGGTACGCACATGTGCTTCGTCACCGCCGGCATGGGCGGCGGCACCGGCACCGGTGCTGCGCCCATCGTCGCCCAGGCCGCCCGTAACAAGGGCATCCTGACCGTCGGCGTCGTCACCAAGCCCTTCCAATTCGAAGGCGGGCGCCGCATGCGCATCGCCGACCAGGGCATTGCCGACCTGCAGAAGTCGGTCGATACGCTGATCGTCATCCCGAACCAGAACCTCTTCCGGATCGCCAACGACAAGACGACCTTTGCGGACGCCTTCGCCATGGCCGACCAGGTTCTCTATTCGGGCGTCGCCTGCATCACCGACCTCATGGTCAAGGAAGGCCTCATCAACCTCGACTTCGCCGACGTCCGCTCGGTGATGCGCGAGATGGGCCGCGCCATGATGGGTACCGGTGAAGCGTCCGGTGAAGGCCGTGCCATGGCGGCTGCTGAAGCGGCGATCGCCAACCCGCTGCTCGACGAAACCTCGATGAAGGGCGCGCAAGGCCTGCTCATCTCGATCACCGGCGGCCGCGACCTCACCCTCTTCGAGGTGGACGAGGCGGCAACGCGCATCCGCGAGGAAGTGGATCCGGACGCCAACATCATTCTTGGCGCGACCTTCGACGAAGACCTCGAGGGCCTGATCCGGGTTTCGGTGGTTGCAACCGGTATCGACCGTGGAGCCGCGGAGGTATCCGGCCGCTCCGCCGACTTTCGTCCGGTAGCGCCGAAGCCGATCGTCCGTCCGTCCGCTGCCATTCCGGCCCAGCCACAGCCTGTCGCTATCCAGCAGCCGGCACCCCAGCCGCAGCCGGTGCAGCAGGCCGCACCGCAACCGGTCCAGCAGGTCGATCAGATCGCCCTTGCTATCCGCGAAGCCGAAATGGAACGCGAGCTCGATATCGCCACCCGCGCCCAGGTCATTCAGCCGGCGCCGCAGGTGCAGGAAGAGGCCTTTCGCCCGCAGAGCAAGCTCTTTGCCGGCGCCGCTCCGGTGGAAACCGTTGCCGTAGCGCGTCCGGCGCAGCCGATGCCGCGGCCGGTGGAAGCTCAGGTTCAGCCGCAGATCCAACCGCAGCCGGTTCGCCAGGAGCCTGCTCAGGTCATTCGCCAGCACGCCGAGCCGGTGCGCATGCCGAAGGTCGAGGACTTTCCGCCCGTCGTGAAGGCCGAGATCGACCACCGCGCACAGCCTTCGGCGGCGCTCCAGGAAGAGCGCGGTCCGATGGGTCTCCTCAACCGCATCACGAGCTCGCTTGGGTTGCGCGAACGGGAAAGCCAGAGCGTCTCGTCCGACATGACCTCGGCAGCGCCGAGTGCCGCTTCCCAGCAGCGCCGTCCGCTTTCGCCCGAGGCGAGCCTCTACGCGCCGCGTCGCGGTCAGCTCGATGATCAGGGCCGTGCCGCACCGCAAATGCGCTCGCAGGAGGACGATCAGCTCGAAATTCCGGCGTTCCTGCGCCGTCAGTCGAACTGA
- the ftsA gene encoding cell division protein FtsA → MSLFGSASFGLPRLKPLSSKRSHVVSVLDIGSTKVVCMIGRLTPRAESQILPGRTHNIEIIGIGHQKSRGVKNGVIADLDAAESVVRLAVDAAERMAGLTIDSLIVNVSAGRLQSDVYTATIDLGGQEVDANDLKKVLAAAGQQSLRTDRAILHSLPTGFSLDGERGIRDPLAMFGDVLGVDMHVLTVERAALKNLELCVNRAHLSVEGIVATPYASGLAALVDDEVELGCAAIDMGGGTTTISVFAEGKLVHADAVSLGGHHVTTDLARGLSTRIEDAERLKVVHGSALPNSADERDIVSVPPIGEDDRDQPTHVPRALVSRIVRARIEETLELIRDRIQRSGFSPIVGKRIVLTGGASQLTGLPEAARRILARNVRIGRPLGVAGLPAAAKGPAFSTAVGLMIYPQVADLETHASQGGMFSALGGGNSRIARMGQWLKESF, encoded by the coding sequence ATGAGTCTGTTCGGTTCCGCCAGTTTCGGCCTGCCGCGTCTGAAGCCGCTTTCCTCGAAGCGGTCGCACGTCGTTTCGGTGCTCGACATCGGCTCGACCAAGGTCGTCTGCATGATCGGCCGGCTGACGCCGCGCGCCGAGAGCCAGATCCTGCCCGGCCGCACCCACAATATCGAGATCATCGGCATCGGCCACCAGAAGTCGCGCGGTGTGAAGAACGGCGTCATCGCCGACCTGGACGCCGCCGAAAGCGTCGTAAGGCTCGCCGTCGACGCAGCCGAGCGGATGGCAGGGCTGACGATCGACAGCCTCATCGTCAACGTTTCGGCCGGCCGCCTGCAGAGCGACGTCTATACCGCGACGATCGACCTCGGCGGCCAGGAAGTCGACGCGAACGACCTCAAGAAGGTGCTCGCCGCCGCCGGCCAGCAGTCGCTCAGGACCGATCGCGCCATCCTCCATTCGCTGCCGACCGGCTTCTCGCTCGACGGAGAGCGCGGCATCCGCGACCCGCTGGCGATGTTCGGCGACGTGCTCGGGGTCGACATGCATGTGCTGACCGTCGAACGGGCGGCGCTGAAGAACCTCGAGCTTTGCGTCAATCGCGCCCATCTCTCGGTCGAAGGCATTGTCGCCACGCCCTATGCCAGCGGTCTCGCCGCACTCGTCGACGACGAGGTCGAGCTCGGCTGCGCGGCCATCGACATGGGCGGCGGCACGACGACCATCTCGGTCTTCGCCGAAGGCAAGCTTGTCCATGCGGATGCCGTCAGCCTCGGCGGCCATCACGTGACGACCGACCTGGCGCGCGGACTGTCGACCCGGATCGAGGATGCAGAGCGGCTGAAGGTCGTGCATGGCTCGGCGCTGCCGAACAGCGCCGACGAGCGCGACATCGTCTCCGTTCCGCCGATCGGCGAGGACGACCGCGACCAGCCGACCCATGTGCCGCGCGCGCTTGTCTCGCGCATCGTGCGGGCCCGAATCGAGGAAACGCTGGAGCTCATCCGCGACCGTATCCAGCGCTCCGGTTTCAGCCCGATCGTCGGCAAGCGGATCGTCCTGACGGGCGGCGCCAGCCAGTTGACCGGTCTGCCGGAAGCGGCGCGGCGGATCCTGGCGCGCAATGTCCGCATCGGCCGTCCGCTCGGCGTTGCCGGCCTCCCGGCCGCCGCCAAGGGTCCGGCATTCTCGACGGCCGTCGGTCTGATGATCTATCCGCAGGTCGCCGATCTCGAGACCCATGCCAGCCAGGGTGGCATGTTCTCGGCTCTCGGCGGCGGCAACAGCCGAATCGCCCGGATGGGCCAGTGGTTGAAAGAGAGTTTCTGA
- the ftsQ gene encoding cell division protein FtsQ: MLALRGRRGRRVRPALGVAAEGDEAFVLPRPLRKGVRFLVSLGAGRVRFPAHTGTLAAAAFLLATGVYGMSLGGHTQNFAQASTTAAGFAIEDVRVSGNEQTSEIDILQQLGLDGTTSLVALDIAEARRLIGELPWVESVTVRKVYPATIEVNLKERQAFGIWQHGSDLSLIERSGSVIAPLRDNKFAALPLFVGRDAETAAAAFYDEFSRWPEFRSRVKAFVRVSGRRWDLRLDNGVVVKLPEKDIARAMQVLAGMEEGHQLLERDIAAVDLRLEDRTTVQLTPEAVARREVALKAREKMLKAQEKRI, translated from the coding sequence GTGCTTGCGTTGAGGGGCAGAAGGGGCAGAAGGGTTCGTCCTGCGCTCGGCGTCGCCGCCGAGGGTGACGAGGCATTCGTCTTGCCGCGGCCGCTGCGCAAGGGCGTCCGCTTTCTGGTCAGCCTCGGTGCCGGCCGCGTCCGCTTTCCCGCCCATACCGGCACGCTCGCCGCCGCCGCTTTCCTTCTGGCGACCGGTGTCTATGGCATGTCGCTCGGAGGTCACACGCAGAACTTCGCGCAGGCTTCGACGACGGCTGCCGGCTTTGCCATCGAAGACGTCCGGGTCTCCGGCAACGAGCAGACCTCCGAGATCGACATTCTCCAGCAACTCGGTCTCGACGGGACGACCTCGCTCGTGGCGCTCGATATCGCTGAGGCGCGCCGTCTGATCGGTGAATTGCCGTGGGTGGAGAGCGTGACGGTGCGCAAGGTCTACCCGGCGACCATCGAAGTGAATCTGAAAGAGCGCCAGGCCTTCGGCATCTGGCAGCACGGGTCTGACCTGTCGCTTATCGAGCGCAGCGGCAGCGTGATTGCCCCGTTGCGTGACAACAAGTTCGCGGCGTTGCCGCTCTTCGTCGGCCGCGATGCCGAGACCGCTGCGGCTGCCTTTTACGACGAGTTTTCCCGCTGGCCGGAGTTCCGCTCGCGCGTCAAGGCCTTCGTCCGTGTCTCGGGCCGGCGCTGGGATCTGCGCCTCGACAACGGCGTCGTCGTCAAACTTCCGGAGAAGGACATCGCCCGGGCGATGCAGGTTCTCGCCGGGATGGAAGAGGGTCATCAGCTTCTCGAGCGCGATATCGCTGCCGTCGATCTGAGGCTTGAGGACCGCACCACCGTACAGCTCACACCAGAAGCGGTTGCGCGCCGGGAAGTGGCGCTGAAGGCGAGGGAGAAGATGCTGAAGGCGCAGGAGAAGCGGATATGA
- a CDS encoding D-alanine--D-alanine ligase: MSGKHVAVLMGGFSSERPVSLSSGAACADALEAEGYRVSRVDVGRDVAAVLADLRPDIVFNALHGPFGEDGTIQGILEYLEIPYTHSGVLASALAMDKAQAKHVAKAAGIPVADALIMDRREFGNAHPMKPPYVVKPVREGSSFGVVIVKEDQSHPPQVITSSEWRYGDRVMVERYIAGRELTCGVMGDVALGVTEIIPQGHAFYDYDSKYVKGGSAHVIPAQISPNIYQKIQSLAVKAHQAIGCRGVSRSDFRFDDRGEGELIWLEINTQPGMTPTSLVPEMAQHAGLQFGEFLRWMVEDASCLR, from the coding sequence ATGAGCGGCAAGCATGTTGCTGTCCTGATGGGCGGATTTTCCTCGGAGCGGCCGGTGAGCCTGTCTTCCGGGGCAGCTTGCGCGGATGCCTTGGAGGCCGAGGGCTATCGCGTCAGCCGGGTCGATGTCGGCCGGGATGTGGCTGCCGTGCTCGCCGATTTGCGTCCGGATATTGTCTTCAACGCCCTGCACGGGCCGTTCGGCGAGGACGGGACGATCCAGGGCATTCTGGAATATTTGGAGATTCCCTACACCCATTCCGGCGTGCTCGCCTCGGCGCTTGCGATGGACAAGGCGCAGGCCAAGCACGTTGCCAAGGCGGCTGGCATCCCGGTTGCCGACGCGTTGATCATGGATCGCCGCGAGTTCGGCAATGCCCATCCGATGAAGCCGCCTTATGTCGTGAAGCCGGTCCGCGAGGGATCGAGCTTCGGCGTCGTCATCGTCAAGGAAGACCAGTCGCATCCGCCGCAGGTCATTACCTCCAGCGAATGGCGCTACGGCGACCGCGTCATGGTCGAGCGCTACATTGCCGGCCGCGAACTCACCTGTGGCGTCATGGGTGACGTGGCGCTCGGCGTCACCGAGATCATCCCGCAGGGGCATGCCTTCTACGACTATGATTCCAAATACGTAAAAGGTGGTTCGGCGCACGTCATTCCGGCGCAGATTTCACCAAATATTTACCAAAAAATACAATCATTGGCGGTGAAGGCGCATCAGGCGATCGGTTGCCGCGGCGTCAGTCGATCCGACTTCCGTTTCGATGATCGTGGCGAGGGCGAGTTGATCTGGCTGGAGATCAATACGCAGCCCGGCATGACCCCGACCTCCCTGGTGCCCGAAATGGCGCAGCATGCGGGCCTTCAGTTTGGTGAGTTTCTAAGATGGATGGTGGAGGACGCATCGTGCTTGCGTTGA
- the murB gene encoding UDP-N-acetylmuramate dehydrogenase, with amino-acid sequence MKQVNGQKLLDALGNGVSAIRGRITPDAPMDRVTWFRAGGLAELMFQPHDTDDLVAFLKLVPEEVPVMVIGVGSNLLVRDGGIPGVVIRLSAKGFGDLEIVGENRIKAGAICPDKNIAAMALDHGIGGFYFYYGIPGSIGGALRMNAGANGGETRERVVEVHAVDRRGNRHVLSNADMGYSYRHTAAAKDLIFTHAIFEGFPEDKAKIRHDMDAVRQHRETVQPIREKTGGSTFKNPEGNSAWKLIDEAGGRGMMIGGAQMSPLHCNFMINTGQASGYELEYLGETVRAQVLEHSGIKLEWEIKRIGKFMPGYEIKEFLGRADG; translated from the coding sequence ATGAAGCAGGTTAACGGTCAGAAACTCCTGGACGCGCTCGGAAACGGCGTCAGTGCAATCCGCGGCCGCATCACGCCCGATGCCCCGATGGACCGGGTGACCTGGTTTCGCGCCGGTGGGCTCGCCGAACTCATGTTCCAGCCGCACGACACGGACGATCTCGTCGCCTTCCTGAAGCTGGTACCGGAAGAAGTGCCTGTCATGGTGATCGGCGTCGGCTCGAACCTGCTGGTGCGCGACGGGGGTATACCGGGGGTCGTCATTCGTCTCTCCGCCAAGGGTTTCGGTGATCTGGAGATCGTCGGCGAGAACCGCATCAAGGCAGGGGCGATCTGCCCGGACAAGAACATCGCGGCGATGGCGCTCGACCATGGCATCGGCGGCTTCTACTTCTATTACGGCATCCCGGGCTCGATCGGCGGCGCACTGAGAATGAATGCCGGCGCCAATGGCGGCGAGACCCGCGAGCGTGTCGTCGAGGTCCACGCCGTCGACCGCAGGGGTAACAGGCATGTGCTGAGCAACGCCGACATGGGCTATTCCTACCGGCACACCGCCGCCGCCAAGGATCTGATCTTCACGCATGCGATCTTCGAGGGCTTTCCGGAAGACAAGGCGAAGATCCGCCACGATATGGATGCGGTGCGCCAGCATCGCGAGACGGTGCAGCCGATCCGCGAGAAGACCGGCGGTTCCACGTTCAAGAATCCGGAAGGCAATTCGGCCTGGAAGCTGATCGACGAAGCTGGTGGCCGCGGAATGATGATCGGCGGCGCCCAGATGTCGCCACTGCACTGCAACTTCATGATCAATACCGGCCAGGCGAGCGGCTATGAGCTCGAATATCTCGGCGAAACGGTCCGCGCCCAGGTGCTCGAGCATTCCGGCATCAAGCTGGAATGGGAGATCAAGCGGATCGGCAAGTTTATGCCTGGCTACGAGATCAAGGAATTCCTCGGCCGCGCTGACGGCTGA
- the murC gene encoding UDP-N-acetylmuramate--L-alanine ligase, with translation MKMPKTIGLVHFIGIGGIGMSGIAEVLHNLGHRVQGSDQSDSANVQRLREKGIKISVGHKAENLGDAEVVVVSTAIKKDNPELIAAREKFLPVVRRAEMLAELMRFRNAIAIGGTHGKTTTTSMVAALLDAGGLDPTVINGGIINAYGTNARMGAGEWMVVEADESDGTFLKLPADIAVVTNIDPEHLDHYGNFDAVRAAFRQFVENVPFYGFGVLCLDHPEVQSMVGKIEDRKVITYGENPQADVRYHNVRMDGATSVFDVEIRRRRTGQVIQLNGLRLPMPGRHNVSNATAAVAVAQRLGMEPEAIAKGLASFGGVKRRFTLTGEWNGASIFDDYGHHPVEIKAVLRAAREACQGRIVAVHQPHRYSRLSSLFEDFSACFNDADTILIAPVYAAGEDAIDGVNSQALVNSIKAAGHRDAQFLTGPEALAPVVSKIAQPGDFVVLLGAGSITYWAAALPKELAEISGS, from the coding sequence ATGAAAATGCCGAAGACCATCGGGCTCGTACATTTCATTGGGATCGGCGGCATCGGCATGAGCGGCATCGCCGAGGTGCTCCACAATCTCGGCCATCGGGTGCAGGGCTCGGACCAGTCGGACAGCGCCAATGTGCAGCGCCTGCGCGAAAAGGGCATCAAGATCTCGGTCGGCCACAAGGCCGAAAACCTCGGCGACGCCGAAGTCGTGGTCGTCTCGACGGCGATCAAGAAGGACAATCCCGAGCTGATTGCGGCGCGCGAGAAGTTCCTTCCGGTGGTGCGCCGCGCCGAGATGCTGGCCGAGCTGATGCGCTTCCGCAATGCCATTGCCATCGGCGGCACGCACGGCAAGACGACGACCACCTCGATGGTGGCCGCGCTGCTCGACGCGGGCGGCCTCGATCCGACCGTGATCAATGGCGGCATCATCAATGCCTACGGCACGAATGCGCGCATGGGCGCCGGCGAGTGGATGGTCGTCGAGGCGGACGAATCCGACGGCACCTTCCTGAAGCTCCCGGCCGATATCGCCGTCGTCACCAATATCGACCCGGAGCATCTCGACCACTACGGCAATTTCGACGCCGTGCGTGCGGCCTTCCGGCAGTTCGTCGAGAACGTGCCTTTCTACGGATTTGGCGTCCTCTGCCTGGATCACCCCGAAGTTCAGTCCATGGTCGGCAAGATCGAGGACCGCAAAGTGATAACCTATGGTGAGAACCCGCAGGCCGACGTGCGCTATCATAATGTCCGAATGGACGGCGCAACCTCTGTCTTCGATGTCGAGATCCGCCGCCGCCGCACCGGCCAGGTGATCCAGCTCAACGGCCTGCGCCTGCCGATGCCCGGCCGCCACAATGTCTCGAACGCCACCGCGGCCGTCGCCGTCGCCCAGCGCCTCGGCATGGAGCCGGAGGCGATTGCCAAAGGGCTTGCCTCCTTCGGCGGCGTCAAGCGGCGCTTCACGCTTACCGGAGAATGGAACGGGGCGAGCATTTTCGACGATTACGGCCATCATCCGGTCGAGATCAAGGCTGTCCTCAGGGCGGCGCGCGAGGCTTGCCAGGGGCGCATCGTCGCGGTTCACCAGCCGCACCGCTATTCGCGCCTGTCGAGCCTGTTCGAGGATTTCTCCGCCTGCTTCAACGACGCGGACACGATCCTGATCGCGCCGGTCTATGCGGCAGGCGAGGATGCGATCGACGGCGTCAATTCACAGGCGCTCGTCAACAGCATCAAGGCCGCCGGCCATCGCGATGCCCAATTCCTCACCGGCCCGGAAGCACTCGCGCCGGTCGTCTCGAAGATTGCGCAGCCGGGTGACTTTGTGGTTCTCTTGGGGGCTGGCAGCATCACCTATTGGGCCGCGGCGCTTCCCAAGGAACTCGCGGAAATTTCAGGAAGTTGA
- the murG gene encoding undecaprenyldiphospho-muramoylpentapeptide beta-N-acetylglucosaminyltransferase has product MDKGIIFLAAGGTGGHLFPAEALAHELKASGYAVHLVTDSRAERYAGKFPAEEVHVVPSATIGSKNPIKLAQSVWKLWTGLRAARRLIARYKPRAVVGFGGYPTVPPLLAATGMGVPSLIHEQNAVMGRANKMLASRVQAIAGGFLPEGTGAFAAKTVTTGNPVRPAVSEAARVPYAAPHGGPFHLVVFGGSQGAQFFSKAVPQAICRLDDAQRQRLKVTQQARPEDREGVTAAYDKLGIPAEVSPFFTDMAARIASAHLVICRSGASTVSEVSVIGRPAILVPYPYALDHDQAANAAALAAKGGARVIAQAELNAERLAGILSDAMNTPDALAQMAANARETGKPDAARLLASLVEAIASGSTVAKFKEARS; this is encoded by the coding sequence ATGGACAAGGGCATCATTTTTCTTGCCGCCGGCGGGACCGGCGGGCACCTCTTTCCCGCGGAGGCGCTTGCGCATGAGCTGAAGGCGTCCGGCTATGCCGTGCATCTCGTGACCGATAGCCGTGCCGAGCGCTACGCCGGAAAATTCCCGGCCGAAGAGGTGCATGTCGTGCCTTCCGCCACGATCGGCTCGAAGAATCCGATCAAGCTGGCGCAATCGGTCTGGAAGCTCTGGACGGGTTTGCGCGCCGCACGGCGGCTGATTGCCCGCTACAAGCCGAGGGCAGTCGTTGGCTTCGGCGGCTATCCGACCGTGCCGCCGCTGCTTGCTGCGACCGGAATGGGGGTTCCGTCGCTCATCCACGAGCAGAATGCCGTCATGGGACGCGCCAACAAGATGCTGGCTTCGCGGGTACAGGCGATTGCCGGCGGCTTCCTGCCCGAGGGGACCGGCGCCTTCGCGGCAAAGACCGTGACGACTGGAAACCCGGTCCGACCCGCAGTGTCGGAGGCGGCCCGAGTGCCCTACGCGGCGCCGCACGGCGGGCCTTTTCATCTGGTCGTCTTCGGCGGCAGCCAGGGCGCGCAATTCTTCTCGAAGGCGGTGCCGCAGGCAATCTGCCGTCTCGATGACGCGCAGCGCCAGCGGCTCAAGGTGACTCAGCAGGCGCGGCCGGAAGACCGGGAGGGCGTCACCGCCGCCTACGACAAGCTTGGGATCCCGGCCGAGGTATCGCCCTTCTTCACCGACATGGCTGCGCGCATCGCCTCGGCGCATCTGGTCATCTGCCGCTCCGGCGCTTCGACCGTTTCGGAAGTCTCCGTCATCGGCCGTCCGGCCATCCTCGTTCCCTATCCTTACGCGCTCGATCACGATCAGGCAGCGAATGCCGCGGCGCTTGCCGCCAAGGGCGGGGCGCGGGTCATCGCGCAGGCGGAGCTCAACGCCGAACGGCTCGCCGGCATTCTTTCCGATGCCATGAACACCCCCGACGCGCTGGCGCAGATGGCGGCGAACGCCCGCGAAACCGGCAAACCGGATGCCGCGCGCTTGCTTGCCTCCCTGGTAGAGGCTATTGCCAGCGGCTCGACAGTCGCCAAATTCAAGGAAGCACGCTCATGA